From one Mytilus trossulus isolate FHL-02 chromosome 10, PNRI_Mtr1.1.1.hap1, whole genome shotgun sequence genomic stretch:
- the LOC134688067 gene encoding trophoblast glycoprotein-like codes for MKASVIVVILCLIVQQTNCEKCHQKCICNPKILTCKGFNQDDIESDEFANSITTELEKIHITDGDIPELPRNLVGSCADDSSYHLDALKKLDLQNNGIKKINGQTLHCMKNLEELNLANNQWNVSTVHTRTFTNVQNLKKLNLSDALHDEIDSQVHIKHLRLVFLESPFTKLEVLALDNNKLSVYDADTANTMCTFTSLKRLNLAHNIIPSLTFYHKRCLTHLEYLDLSYNSISTFEAYSNHNGLLFSLDQIQKASNLSVNFFGNEFDCNCQMQDFHDWLKRTEVHVFKKNSLICHDGLHFNRSIVSVPSAEFACLSGDSGNRSTSNAAVGVLVTMFVLLAIFLSVIAYIKRDTIKHFVTSLKRPSMAKSHLLGNYSSVNNENATDMEV; via the coding sequence ATGAAAGCAAGTGTTATTGTCGTTATTTTATGTCTTATTGTACAGCAAACAAATTGCGAGAAATGTCACCAAAAATGCATTTGTAACCCAAAAATTCTCACTTGTAAAGGTTTTAATCAAGATGATATTGAGAGTGATGAATTTGCAAACTCTATTACAACTGAACTTGAAAAAATTCATATAACAGATGGAGACATTCCCGAATTGCCAAGAAATCTTGTTGGATCATGTGCTGACGATTCTAGTTATCATCTGGATGCTTTGaaaaagttagatttacaaaacaatgggataaagaaaataaatggaCAAACACTCCACTGTATGAAAAATTTGGAAGAATTGAACCTTGCAAATAATCAGTGGAATGTTTCTACAGTGCACACAAGGACATTTACAAATgtccaaaatttgaaaaagttgAATTTAAGTGATGCTTTGCATGACGAGATTGACAGTCAAGTTCATATCAAACATCTTCGGCTTGTGTTCTTGGAAAGTCCATTTACCAAACTTGAAGTATTAGCACTTGACAACAATAAATTATCGGTTTATGATGCAGATACTGCTAATACAATGTGTACATTTACATCGCTGAAGAGATTAAATCTTGCTCACAACATAATTCCGAGCTTGACCTTTTATCATAAAAGATGTTTGACACATCTGGAATACCTTGATTTATCTTATAATAGTATAAGTACATTCGAAGCATATTCTAATCATAATGGGCTTCTTTTTTCACTAGATCAAATTCAGAAAGCATCAAATCTTTCTGTCAATTTCTTTGGAAATGAATTTGACTGTAATTGCCAGATGCAAGATTTCCATGACTGGCTAAAGAGAACAGAAGTCCatgtttttaagaaaaacagcCTGATATGTCATGACGGTTTGCACTTTAACAGATCCATAGTATCAGTGCCGTCAGCTGAATTTGCGTGTTTGTCTGGGGACAGCGGTAACAGATCTACTAGTAATGCAGCTGTTGGCGTTTTGGTCACAATGTTCGTCTTGCTTGCTATATTCCTGAGTGTAATTGCTTACATCAAGAGAGAtacaattaaacattttgtaaccTCATTGAAGAGACCATCTATGGCCAAGAGCCATTTGTTAGGTAATTATTCATCAGTGAATAATGAAAATGCAACAGACATGGAAGTTTAA